The Blastococcus sp. HT6-4 genome window below encodes:
- a CDS encoding vitamin B12-dependent ribonucleotide reductase, giving the protein MTETDDRLAGARTRRSAKAPSRGKGLKIKRVFTTAGVHPYDEVTWERRDVVMTNWRDGSINFEQRGVEFPAEWSVNATNIVTTKYFRGAVGTPQRETSLRQLIDRVVLTYGAAGREHGYFATEGDAEIFEHELAWMLLHQYFSFNSPVWFNVGTSAPQQVSACFILAVDDEMDSILNWYREEGLIFKGGSGAGLNLSRIRSSKELLSSGGTASGPVSFMRGADASAGTIKSGGATRRAAKMVVLDIDHPDIEEFIETKAREEDKIRALRDAGYDMDLGGKDITSVQYQNANNSVRVSDEFMRAVEEGDEFGLRARLDGSVIETVDAKALFRKVTKAAWECADPGIQYDDTINDWHTNPETGRINASNPCSEYMSLDNSSCNLASLNLMKFLKDDGTFDSKNFVKAVELVITAMDISICFADFPTDPIGETTRAYRQLGIGYANLGALLMATGHAYDSRGGQSLAAAITSLMTGTAYRRSAELAGTVGPYDGFARNADAHARVMRKHAAANDAIRPVGADDADVLKAATAQWQECLDIGADNGWRNAQASVLAPTGTIGFMMDCDTTGIEPDFSLVKFKKLVGGGSMQIVNQTVPRALRSLGYQEEQIEAIVEYIAEHGHVVDAPSLRPEHYEVFDCAMGERAISPMGHVRMMAAVQPFISGAISKTVNMPETATVEDVETIYFQGWKMGLKALAIYRDNCKVGQPLSGGKGKNDGTKAETPAEAAAPTALSHPVRKRLPKKRTSVTTSFSVAGAEGYMTAGMYEDGSLGEVFLKLGKQGSTLAGVMDAFSIGISLALQHGVPLETYIQKFTNMRFEPAGMTDDPDIRIAQSVMDYIFRRLALDHLPVEKRASLGIFTAEERAAQVSGYGSSASTPAVQEEEVDLEQLRGSAPIETAKVEEKVTPEGPKSVKEAHSSAELLELVTGTATDAPLCMTCGTKMRPAGSCYVCEGCGSTSGCS; this is encoded by the coding sequence ATGACCGAGACCGACGACCGCCTGGCCGGCGCCCGCACCCGCCGCAGCGCGAAGGCGCCCAGCCGGGGCAAGGGCCTCAAGATCAAGCGCGTCTTCACCACCGCCGGTGTGCACCCGTACGACGAGGTGACCTGGGAGCGCCGCGACGTCGTCATGACCAACTGGCGCGACGGTTCGATCAACTTCGAGCAGCGCGGTGTGGAGTTCCCCGCGGAGTGGAGCGTCAACGCCACCAACATCGTCACCACGAAGTACTTCCGAGGGGCGGTCGGCACCCCGCAGCGGGAGACCAGCCTGCGCCAGCTCATCGACCGGGTGGTCCTCACCTACGGCGCGGCCGGCCGGGAGCACGGCTACTTCGCCACCGAGGGTGACGCGGAGATCTTCGAGCACGAGCTCGCCTGGATGCTGCTGCACCAGTACTTCAGCTTCAACAGCCCCGTCTGGTTCAACGTCGGCACCAGCGCGCCGCAGCAGGTCAGCGCCTGCTTCATCCTCGCCGTCGACGACGAGATGGACTCGATCCTGAACTGGTACCGCGAGGAGGGCCTGATCTTCAAGGGCGGCTCCGGTGCCGGCCTCAACCTCTCCCGCATCCGCTCCTCCAAGGAGCTGCTCTCCTCCGGCGGCACCGCCTCCGGCCCGGTCAGCTTCATGCGCGGCGCCGACGCCTCCGCCGGCACCATCAAGTCCGGTGGCGCCACCCGTCGCGCCGCGAAGATGGTCGTCCTCGACATCGACCACCCCGACATCGAGGAGTTCATCGAGACCAAGGCGCGCGAGGAGGACAAGATCCGCGCGCTGCGCGACGCCGGCTACGACATGGACCTCGGCGGCAAGGACATCACCAGCGTCCAGTACCAGAACGCCAACAACTCCGTCCGCGTCTCGGACGAGTTCATGCGTGCGGTGGAGGAGGGCGACGAGTTCGGCCTCCGGGCGCGGCTCGACGGGTCGGTCATCGAGACTGTCGACGCCAAGGCGCTGTTCCGCAAGGTCACCAAGGCCGCCTGGGAGTGTGCCGACCCGGGCATCCAGTACGACGACACGATCAACGACTGGCACACCAACCCCGAGACCGGCCGCATCAACGCGTCCAACCCGTGCTCGGAGTACATGAGCCTGGACAACAGCTCGTGCAACCTGGCGTCGCTGAACCTCATGAAGTTCCTGAAGGACGACGGCACCTTCGACTCGAAGAACTTCGTGAAGGCCGTCGAGCTGGTCATCACCGCGATGGACATCTCGATCTGCTTCGCCGACTTCCCGACCGACCCGATCGGTGAGACGACCCGCGCCTACCGCCAGCTGGGCATCGGCTACGCCAACCTCGGCGCGCTGCTCATGGCCACCGGCCACGCCTACGACTCGCGCGGTGGCCAGAGCCTCGCCGCGGCGATCACCTCGCTGATGACCGGCACCGCCTACCGTCGCTCGGCCGAGCTCGCCGGCACCGTGGGCCCGTACGACGGCTTCGCACGCAACGCCGACGCCCACGCCCGCGTGATGCGCAAGCACGCCGCCGCGAACGACGCCATCCGCCCGGTCGGCGCCGACGACGCCGACGTGCTGAAGGCCGCCACCGCGCAGTGGCAGGAGTGCCTGGACATCGGCGCCGACAACGGCTGGCGCAACGCCCAGGCCTCGGTGCTCGCGCCCACCGGCACCATCGGCTTCATGATGGACTGCGACACGACCGGCATCGAGCCGGACTTCTCGCTGGTCAAGTTCAAGAAGCTGGTCGGCGGCGGCTCCATGCAGATCGTCAACCAGACGGTGCCGCGGGCGCTGCGCAGCCTGGGCTACCAGGAGGAGCAGATCGAGGCGATCGTCGAGTACATCGCCGAGCACGGCCACGTCGTCGACGCCCCGAGCCTGCGGCCGGAGCACTACGAGGTCTTCGACTGCGCCATGGGCGAGCGGGCCATCTCCCCGATGGGCCACGTGCGGATGATGGCCGCGGTGCAGCCGTTCATCTCCGGCGCGATCAGCAAGACGGTCAACATGCCGGAGACGGCGACCGTCGAGGACGTCGAGACCATCTACTTCCAGGGCTGGAAGATGGGCCTCAAGGCGCTGGCCATCTACCGCGACAATTGCAAGGTCGGCCAGCCGCTGTCCGGGGGCAAGGGCAAGAACGACGGCACCAAGGCGGAGACGCCGGCCGAGGCCGCCGCTCCCACCGCCCTGTCGCACCCGGTGCGCAAGCGGCTGCCGAAGAAGCGGACGAGCGTCACCACCTCGTTCAGCGTCGCCGGCGCCGAGGGCTACATGACCGCCGGGATGTACGAGGACGGCAGCCTCGGTGAGGTCTTCCTCAAGCTGGGCAAGCAGGGCTCGACCCTGGCCGGTGTGATGGATGCCTTCTCGATCGGCATCTCCCTGGCGCTGCAGCACGGTGTGCCGCTGGAGACCTACATCCAGAAGTTCACCAACATGCGCTTCGAGCCGGCCGGCATGACCGACGACCCGGACATCCGGATCGCCCAGTCGGTGATGGACTACATCTTCCGGCGGCTGGCGCTGGACCACCTGCCGGTGGAGAAGCGGGCCAGCCTCGGCATCTTCACCGCCGAGGAGCGGGCGGCGCAGGTGTCGGGCTACGGCTCGTCGGCCTCGACCCCGGCCGTGCAGGAGGAGGAGGTCGACCTGGAGCAGCTGCGCGGCTCCGCACCGATCGAGACCGCCAAGGTGGAGGAGAAGGTCACCCCGGAGGGCCCGAAGTCGGTCAAGGAGGCCCACTCCTCGGCCGAGCTGCTCGAGCTGGTCACCGGCACCGCCACCGACGCGCCGCTGTGCATGACCTGCGGCACGAAGATGCGCCCGGCCGGCAGCTGCTACGTCTGCGAGGGCTGCGGCTCCACCAGCGGCTGCAGCTGA
- the nrdR gene encoding transcriptional regulator NrdR, which translates to MRCPFCHNPDSRVIDSREADEGATTRRRRSCPTCGRRFTTVEEAVLAVVKRNGVSEPFNRSKVVAGVRRACQGRPVDEDQLKLLAQQVEDAVRATGAAEVPSHEVGLAILRPLRELDEVAYLRFASVYRAFTSLEDFEKEITELRARHLVAGTPPLPGMQPDPPARRRGGGRGQPAPDTGAGGT; encoded by the coding sequence GTGCGCTGCCCGTTCTGCCACAACCCCGACAGCCGGGTCATCGACTCCCGCGAGGCCGATGAGGGCGCCACCACCCGGCGTCGTCGTTCCTGCCCGACGTGCGGGCGGCGGTTCACCACCGTCGAGGAGGCCGTGCTCGCCGTCGTCAAGAGGAACGGCGTCAGCGAGCCGTTCAACCGCAGCAAGGTGGTCGCCGGTGTCCGGCGGGCCTGCCAGGGTCGGCCGGTCGACGAGGACCAGCTCAAGCTGCTCGCCCAGCAGGTGGAGGACGCCGTCCGCGCCACCGGGGCGGCGGAGGTGCCCAGCCACGAGGTCGGCCTGGCCATCCTGCGGCCGCTGCGCGAGCTCGACGAGGTCGCGTACCTGCGGTTCGCCAGCGTGTACCGGGCCTTCACCTCCCTCGAGGACTTCGAGAAAGAGATCACCGAGCTCCGCGCCCGGCACCTGGTCGCGGGAACCCCACCACTGCCGGGCATGCAGCCCGACCCGCCGGCTCGCCGGCGGGGTGGCGGCAGGGGTCAACCCGCACCGGACACCGGTGCCGGCGGCACCTGA
- a CDS encoding LysM peptidoglycan-binding domain-containing protein, with translation MVLAVALVVGLVALGEAVMGGGGDGLELMGTASVVVESGDTLWSIAGGVAGDRDVREVVDEIQTLNGLRSADLVPGQVLALP, from the coding sequence GTGGTCCTGGCCGTCGCGCTCGTGGTGGGGCTGGTCGCGCTCGGCGAGGCGGTCATGGGCGGCGGAGGGGACGGGCTCGAGCTGATGGGCACGGCCAGCGTGGTCGTCGAGTCCGGTGACACGCTGTGGTCCATCGCCGGAGGTGTGGCGGGCGACCGTGACGTCCGTGAGGTCGTGGACGAGATCCAGACGCTGAACGGTCTGCGCAGCGCGGACCTCGTGCCCGGTCAGGTGCTGGCACTGCCCTGA
- the lexA gene encoding transcriptional repressor LexA: MTESSGTSGGRRARGGTQDGAEASATVRTFPDRSADGDGLTQRQRRVLEVIRDSIERRGYPPSVREIGEAVGLSSASSVAHQLSVLQKKGWLRRDPNRPRALDVRLPGDAGRTASAVAEPPMVSEGERAAAPAYVPLVGRIAAGGPVLAEQAVEDVFPLPRELVGEGTVFMLKVAGDSMVEAAICDGDWVVVRQQPTAENGEIVAAMIDGEATVKTYKRRDGHVWLLPHNPAYEPIPGDEATILGRVVSVLRRV, from the coding sequence GTGACGGAGTCGAGCGGGACGTCCGGCGGCCGGCGGGCGCGCGGCGGCACCCAGGACGGGGCCGAGGCCTCGGCGACTGTCCGGACCTTTCCCGACCGGAGCGCGGACGGTGACGGCCTGACCCAGCGTCAGCGGCGCGTCCTGGAGGTCATCCGCGACTCGATCGAGCGCCGCGGCTACCCACCTTCGGTCCGGGAGATCGGCGAGGCGGTCGGCCTCTCCTCGGCCTCGTCGGTCGCCCACCAGCTGTCGGTGCTGCAGAAGAAGGGCTGGCTGCGGCGGGATCCGAACCGGCCGCGCGCTCTCGACGTGCGCCTGCCGGGCGATGCCGGCCGCACCGCCTCGGCCGTCGCCGAGCCTCCGATGGTCAGCGAGGGCGAGCGGGCCGCCGCCCCGGCCTACGTCCCGCTGGTCGGTCGCATCGCCGCGGGTGGCCCGGTGCTGGCCGAGCAGGCGGTCGAGGACGTCTTCCCGCTCCCCCGCGAGCTGGTCGGCGAGGGCACCGTGTTCATGCTGAAGGTCGCCGGTGACTCGATGGTGGAGGCGGCCATCTGCGACGGCGACTGGGTCGTCGTGCGGCAGCAGCCGACCGCCGAGAACGGCGAGATCGTGGCCGCGATGATCGACGGCGAGGCCACGGTGAAGACCTACAAGCGCCGTGACGGCCACGTGTGGCTGCTCCCGCACAACCCGGCCTACGAGCCGATCCCCGGTGACGAGGCGACGATCCTCGGCCGCGTGGTCTCGGTCCTGCGCCGGGTCTGA
- a CDS encoding enoyl-CoA hydratase/isomerase family protein: protein MTVTTTDVGTGVHLRYETPHIAVLTLDSPPSNTFSWESRRSFMKALDILDADEQVRCLVITGEGRAFTAGAHLGEDQSMSDEQLSDYLAEFSRVLNGVQNFRAPVIAAINGATIGGGLEFSLCCDIRIASTEAFFVAAGVNVGLIVSFWRLPRVIGLGPAKEILLTGARYSAQQALNWGLVTEVHEPGDLMTAALAKAQRIATRAPLSVEATKEAVTGAFEMDFTQGQALQTKRFLEMFRTEDHQEALQAFFEKRDGDYQRR from the coding sequence ATGACAGTGACCACGACCGATGTCGGCACCGGCGTCCACCTTCGCTACGAGACCCCGCACATCGCTGTCCTCACCCTGGACAGCCCCCCGTCCAACACCTTCAGCTGGGAGAGCCGGCGGTCCTTCATGAAGGCGCTGGACATCCTGGACGCCGACGAGCAGGTCCGTTGCCTGGTGATCACCGGAGAAGGCCGGGCCTTCACCGCCGGTGCGCACCTGGGCGAGGACCAGTCCATGAGCGACGAGCAACTCAGCGACTACCTGGCCGAGTTCAGCCGGGTCCTCAATGGGGTGCAGAACTTCCGAGCCCCGGTGATCGCGGCCATCAACGGGGCCACGATCGGCGGTGGGCTGGAGTTCTCGCTCTGCTGCGACATCCGGATCGCGTCCACCGAGGCCTTCTTCGTCGCGGCGGGCGTGAACGTCGGCCTCATCGTCAGCTTCTGGCGCCTGCCCCGTGTGATCGGACTCGGCCCGGCAAAGGAGATCCTGCTGACCGGGGCCCGCTACTCCGCCCAGCAGGCGCTCAACTGGGGCCTGGTGACGGAGGTCCACGAGCCGGGCGACCTCATGACCGCCGCGCTGGCGAAAGCGCAGCGGATCGCCACCCGTGCGCCGCTGTCGGTGGAGGCCACGAAGGAAGCGGTCACCGGAGCGTTCGAGATGGACTTCACCCAGGGACAGGCGCTCCAGACCAAGCGGTTCCTGGAGATGTTCCGGACCGAGGACCACCAGGAGGCGTTGCAGGCCTTCTTCGAGAAGCGCGACGGCGACTACCAGCGACGCTGA
- a CDS encoding iron ABC transporter permease: MALTSSSSASVSTPDTEAEGATPGPPAGGGANRRRGTGFERAMRLVWVAAILALVGYPIAQVFGQSFIADDGGLTLENYGLLGSEPRLMEGVFNSLWIAVGTVFGSLLLGLPVAWLAVRTDMPFRRFFRGSAVLTFAAPSFIAALGWVLLLGPRNGMLNTALMSLFGLEEAPFDIFTPWGIIFVLSLFLYPLVFLPVSAALDGIDPALEQAAASLGASRARVLRTVTFPVILPSLIAGSILVFVSAAVIFGPVAILGAPTGFQTIPTVLLSLMQFPPRIEAAAVISVPILVIIAVLLILQRKLLGGKKFTVIGGKPGRQDVTHLGGARFLALGFCSLVVLLSLVLPFGVLLVTSFREALGRPLGWDNFTLTGNYEAVFSRPLIAAAMGNSFVLALGGTVLALAVALLASWLVHRTKARSNAAIIGAMAAPLAFPGAVLGIGLIIAYAGQPFGLGGTLTILLIAYAGSALPLTFAYVHAGMGQIGAEVEEASRSLGASWARTWRRITVPLLRPSLLAAGMLNFVLLFRELEMSVFLYTGANPTVATVLYNLASESLYQRVGALSVVILLINIVVTVIAMRLLDRKPGTSTRRSRRSPSVALNTPPEEAA, translated from the coding sequence GTGGCGTTGACCAGTTCGTCCTCCGCCTCCGTGTCGACACCCGACACGGAGGCGGAGGGGGCGACCCCCGGGCCCCCGGCCGGCGGCGGCGCGAACCGCCGGAGGGGTACCGGTTTCGAGCGGGCGATGCGGCTGGTCTGGGTCGCCGCCATCCTGGCCCTGGTCGGCTACCCGATCGCCCAGGTGTTCGGGCAGAGCTTCATCGCCGACGACGGCGGGCTCACCCTGGAGAACTACGGCCTCCTGGGCAGCGAGCCGCGCCTGATGGAGGGCGTCTTCAACTCGCTGTGGATCGCGGTCGGAACCGTGTTCGGGAGCCTGCTGCTGGGCCTGCCGGTGGCCTGGCTGGCCGTGCGCACCGACATGCCGTTCCGTCGGTTCTTCCGAGGCAGCGCGGTCCTCACCTTCGCCGCACCGAGCTTCATCGCTGCGCTGGGCTGGGTTCTGCTGCTCGGGCCGCGCAACGGGATGCTGAACACCGCGTTGATGTCGCTCTTCGGCCTCGAGGAAGCGCCCTTCGACATCTTCACGCCGTGGGGGATCATCTTCGTTCTCTCGCTCTTCCTCTACCCCCTGGTGTTCCTGCCGGTATCGGCCGCGCTGGACGGCATCGACCCGGCGCTCGAGCAGGCTGCGGCGAGCCTGGGGGCGTCCCGTGCCCGGGTACTGCGCACGGTGACCTTCCCGGTCATCCTCCCGTCGCTGATCGCCGGATCGATCCTGGTGTTCGTCAGCGCCGCGGTGATCTTCGGGCCGGTCGCCATCCTCGGCGCTCCCACCGGCTTCCAGACCATCCCGACGGTGCTGCTGAGCCTCATGCAGTTCCCGCCCCGGATCGAGGCCGCCGCGGTCATCTCCGTCCCGATCCTGGTGATCATCGCCGTGCTCTTGATCCTCCAGCGCAAGCTGCTCGGGGGGAAGAAGTTCACCGTCATCGGAGGCAAGCCGGGGCGGCAGGACGTGACGCACCTGGGCGGCGCCCGCTTCCTCGCCCTGGGGTTCTGCTCGCTGGTGGTGCTCCTGAGCCTCGTGCTGCCCTTCGGCGTCCTGCTGGTCACCTCCTTCCGCGAAGCCCTCGGCCGGCCCCTGGGGTGGGACAACTTCACCCTCACCGGCAACTACGAGGCGGTGTTCAGCCGGCCGCTGATCGCTGCCGCGATGGGCAACAGCTTCGTCCTGGCGCTCGGCGGGACGGTCCTCGCACTCGCCGTCGCGCTGCTGGCCTCGTGGCTGGTGCACCGCACCAAGGCCCGGAGCAACGCAGCCATCATCGGAGCCATGGCCGCGCCCCTGGCCTTCCCCGGGGCGGTGCTCGGCATCGGTCTGATCATCGCCTACGCGGGTCAGCCGTTCGGACTGGGTGGGACGCTCACCATCCTGTTGATCGCCTATGCCGGCAGCGCCCTGCCGTTGACCTTCGCTTACGTGCACGCCGGGATGGGCCAGATCGGCGCGGAGGTCGAAGAGGCGTCCCGGAGCCTGGGAGCGTCCTGGGCGCGCACCTGGCGGCGGATCACGGTGCCGTTGCTGCGGCCCTCCCTGCTGGCCGCGGGCATGCTCAACTTCGTCCTGCTCTTCCGGGAGCTGGAGATGTCGGTGTTCCTCTACACCGGCGCGAATCCCACGGTGGCCACGGTGCTCTACAACCTGGCCAGTGAGTCGCTCTACCAGCGCGTGGGTGCGCTCTCCGTGGTGATCCTGCTGATCAACATCGTGGTGACCGTGATCGCGATGCGACTGCTCGACCGCAAGCCCGGCACGTCCACCCGGCGGTCCCGCCGGTCCCCGTCCGTCGCACTCAACACCCCACCGGAGGAAGCAGCATGA
- a CDS encoding extracellular solute-binding protein has translation MTSPVPASADPLDHSFHLTPEEGTVFASRSPRRPLSTCLAVPAVALLVAACGNGSEATSGSGSDSTTAEIEGISQELITAAQEEGGVVLYGGGHTRPGVELLQERMQELFGIQLTFTREDSGAVANSIAAELASGSLNADVVSLTDPETMMQWAEEGVIADANVPNADEIIDGLDDPETPQVPYSLVPLGLMYNSANTDAADLPTTWEELASGDYGTIVSADPGASGTALSFYTTLSGELGDEWMEQLSQRNVIVTDSSLALAQLVLTGEADLGIPAIESAVISTAAEGEPLAIAFMEDGVPTFTSEVAMLADAPHPNAAELLVQYHLSEDFQTALTELGGRSVLENGPQPAEGADLSDVTLLPADLEEIASRGDEVVARFAELFGR, from the coding sequence ATGACCTCACCCGTTCCCGCGTCCGCCGATCCCCTCGACCACTCGTTCCACCTCACCCCGGAAGAAGGCACCGTGTTCGCATCCCGCTCTCCCCGCCGTCCCCTGAGCACCTGTCTCGCCGTCCCGGCCGTCGCCCTCCTCGTCGCGGCCTGCGGCAACGGATCGGAGGCCACCTCCGGATCGGGTAGTGACTCCACGACCGCGGAGATCGAGGGCATCAGCCAGGAACTGATCACCGCGGCGCAGGAAGAGGGCGGCGTGGTCCTCTACGGCGGCGGCCACACCCGGCCGGGCGTCGAACTCCTCCAGGAGCGGATGCAGGAACTTTTCGGCATCCAGCTGACCTTCACCCGCGAGGACTCCGGCGCGGTCGCGAACTCGATCGCGGCCGAGCTCGCCAGCGGATCGCTGAACGCCGACGTCGTCAGTCTGACCGACCCCGAGACGATGATGCAGTGGGCCGAGGAAGGTGTCATCGCCGACGCCAACGTGCCGAATGCGGACGAGATCATCGACGGCCTCGACGATCCGGAGACTCCGCAGGTCCCCTACAGCCTGGTGCCCCTCGGGTTGATGTACAACTCCGCCAACACCGACGCCGCGGACCTGCCTACGACGTGGGAAGAACTGGCGAGCGGGGACTACGGGACCATCGTCAGCGCCGACCCGGGGGCGTCGGGCACTGCGCTGTCCTTCTACACGACTCTCTCCGGAGAGCTCGGTGACGAGTGGATGGAACAGCTCTCTCAGCGGAACGTGATAGTCACCGACAGCAGCCTGGCGCTGGCGCAGCTGGTGCTGACCGGGGAGGCGGACCTCGGCATCCCGGCCATCGAGTCCGCGGTCATCAGCACGGCGGCCGAGGGGGAGCCACTGGCCATCGCCTTCATGGAGGACGGTGTCCCGACGTTCACCAGCGAAGTCGCCATGCTTGCCGATGCTCCGCACCCCAACGCGGCCGAGCTGCTGGTGCAGTACCACCTGAGCGAGGACTTCCAGACCGCGCTGACCGAGCTCGGCGGCCGCAGCGTCCTCGAGAACGGGCCGCAGCCTGCCGAGGGCGCCGACCTGTCGGACGTCACTCTGCTCCCGGCCGACCTCGAGGAGATCGCTTCCCGGGGGGACGAGGTGGTGGCCCGCTTCGCCGAGCTGTTCGGTCGGTGA
- a CDS encoding ABC transporter ATP-binding protein: protein MTHLVLSGLTKSFGAAPVVDGVDLSIVEGEAVVLLGPSGCGKTTCLRMIAGFERPDAGEIRLRERTLVGPKVFVPPERRKMSVVFQSYALWPHLSVHENVAYGPTTAKAGREDVRRRVDEALAMVQLDGMGDRYAHQLSGGQQQRVALARALVNDPALLLLDEPLSNLDTRLREEMRSEIKRIQRSLGVTMVYVTHDQAEALSLADRLVVMNAGRIVQSGPPEEVYSRPRNSFVARALGATNVVTATVCAAPTADILRLELPTGGTVDVGRPSGLSLQAGAQVAASVRPVDIRLLPADGRSPTARVTEALFFGDHVSYTLQVPGHAAPVKATGPGAGRFEVGQDVALEVDGAAVALLDDVPDDGPRGAPVTSAGATPVGRSAA from the coding sequence GTGACCCACCTCGTGTTGTCCGGGCTCACCAAGAGCTTCGGAGCGGCCCCGGTCGTCGACGGCGTCGACCTCTCGATCGTGGAGGGTGAGGCGGTCGTCCTGCTCGGCCCCAGCGGCTGCGGCAAGACCACGTGCCTGCGCATGATCGCCGGCTTTGAACGCCCCGACGCCGGGGAGATCCGGCTGCGGGAGCGCACGCTGGTCGGGCCCAAGGTGTTCGTCCCGCCGGAGCGCCGCAAGATGTCGGTGGTCTTCCAGAGCTACGCCCTTTGGCCGCACCTCAGCGTGCACGAGAACGTGGCCTACGGCCCCACGACGGCGAAGGCGGGGCGCGAGGACGTTCGTCGCCGGGTCGACGAGGCCCTGGCCATGGTGCAGCTGGACGGGATGGGTGACCGCTACGCCCACCAGCTGTCCGGCGGCCAGCAGCAGCGGGTCGCCCTCGCCCGGGCACTGGTCAACGACCCCGCGCTCCTCCTGCTGGACGAGCCGCTGTCCAACCTGGACACCCGGCTGCGCGAGGAGATGCGCTCGGAGATCAAGCGCATCCAGCGTTCCCTGGGCGTGACGATGGTGTACGTCACCCACGACCAGGCCGAGGCGTTGTCCCTCGCCGATCGCCTGGTCGTGATGAACGCGGGTCGCATCGTCCAGAGCGGCCCACCGGAAGAGGTGTACAGCCGGCCGCGCAACAGCTTCGTGGCCCGGGCCCTGGGTGCCACGAACGTGGTGACCGCGACGGTGTGCGCGGCCCCGACCGCTGACATCCTGCGGCTGGAGCTGCCCACCGGCGGGACGGTGGACGTCGGGCGCCCCTCCGGCCTGTCGCTGCAGGCGGGCGCTCAGGTCGCCGCCTCCGTCCGCCCGGTGGACATCCGGCTGCTCCCGGCCGACGGGCGCTCTCCGACCGCCCGTGTCACGGAGGCTCTCTTCTTCGGTGACCACGTGTCGTACACGCTCCAGGTGCCGGGTCACGCCGCGCCCGTGAAGGCGACCGGTCCCGGCGCCGGCCGCTTCGAGGTCGGGCAGGACGTCGCCCTGGAGGTCGACGGCGCGGCAGTGGCGCTGCTCGACGACGTCCCGGACGACGGCCCGCGCGGGGCACCGGTCACGTCGGCCGGTGCTACGCCGGTCGGACGGTCCGCGGCATGA
- a CDS encoding CoA transferase, translated as MTHPVRPSALSGVRVLDLTQVMAGAYCSMLLADMGADVIKIERPDGGDDTRRMSRGPDVEHSPAFNAMNRNKRGLAVDLKDPRGAAVVRRLARDADVLVENFRPGLLERLGLGHEALRAENPALVYCSISGFGATGPYAGRGGYDLVAQAMSGLMSMTGESGRPPVKVGVPICDLNAGVFGAYGVLSAYIHRLRTGEGQFVDTSLLEAGIAYTVWETAMFFGLGEVARPMGSAHRLSAPYEALPTADGWVAIGAANQRNWERLCAALDASALVDDPRFTDNPGRMKHRIELAGELASRLRRRSTGEWLEILHAAGVPSGPLHDIEQVYADPHVQARDMVVETVHPRMGTVRHIGAPVKLSGTPSAIRRPAPLLGQHTHEVLAEAGMTPEEIDELFAAGVLLTTSDDRPGPMPGDGPQPFEPTEVPA; from the coding sequence GTGACACATCCGGTCCGGCCGAGCGCCCTGTCGGGCGTACGGGTCCTCGATCTCACGCAGGTCATGGCGGGGGCGTACTGCTCGATGCTGCTGGCGGACATGGGGGCCGACGTCATCAAGATCGAGCGCCCGGACGGCGGGGACGACACCCGCCGGATGTCACGGGGCCCGGACGTGGAGCACTCCCCGGCCTTCAACGCGATGAACCGGAACAAGCGCGGCCTCGCCGTCGACCTCAAGGACCCCCGAGGGGCCGCGGTCGTGCGACGGCTCGCCAGGGATGCCGACGTCCTCGTGGAGAACTTCCGCCCTGGGCTGCTCGAGCGGCTCGGTCTCGGGCACGAGGCCCTGCGGGCGGAGAACCCGGCGCTCGTCTACTGCTCGATCTCCGGCTTCGGCGCCACCGGGCCCTACGCCGGCCGGGGTGGCTACGACCTCGTGGCACAGGCGATGAGCGGGCTGATGAGCATGACGGGCGAGTCCGGACGCCCACCGGTGAAGGTCGGCGTGCCGATCTGCGACCTCAACGCCGGCGTCTTCGGCGCCTACGGAGTGCTCTCCGCCTACATCCACCGGCTCAGGACGGGGGAGGGGCAGTTCGTCGACACGTCACTCCTGGAGGCGGGCATCGCCTACACCGTCTGGGAGACGGCGATGTTCTTCGGGTTGGGCGAGGTGGCCCGGCCCATGGGCTCGGCACACCGGCTCTCGGCTCCTTACGAGGCGCTGCCGACCGCGGACGGGTGGGTCGCCATCGGAGCGGCCAACCAGCGGAACTGGGAGCGGTTGTGCGCGGCGCTCGACGCCTCGGCGCTGGTCGACGATCCGCGGTTCACCGACAACCCCGGCCGGATGAAGCACCGGATCGAACTGGCCGGGGAGCTGGCGTCGCGGTTGCGGCGCCGCTCCACCGGCGAGTGGCTAGAAATCCTGCACGCCGCAGGCGTGCCCAGCGGACCGCTCCACGACATCGAGCAGGTCTACGCCGATCCGCACGTGCAGGCCCGCGACATGGTCGTCGAGACGGTGCATCCCCGCATGGGCACGGTCCGGCACATCGGTGCACCGGTGAAGCTCTCGGGCACCCCCTCCGCCATCCGCCGGCCCGCCCCCCTTCTCGGGCAGCACACGCACGAGGTGCTCGCGGAAGCAGGCATGACGCCTGAGGAGATCGACGAACTCTTCGCCGCGGGGGTGCTCCTGACCACGTCCGACGACCGTCCCGGGCCGATGCCAGGGGACGGCCCGCAGCCCTTCGAGCCGACGGAGGTCCCGGCGTGA